From the genome of Halomonas sp. MCCC 1A13316, one region includes:
- a CDS encoding efflux RND transporter periplasmic adaptor subunit produces MTGLAQRLVRVLAVAIGLVIGVVLLVMFVFNRQTPEHSESPPAPKAVAVIEAQPQVFRLEARGHGVARPAETWQAVANVSGRVVERHSHLESGALLRKGTLLLALDPSRYELAIAEAEAELTQLDAEEANTRRLLDLERQALDLAEQELSRIERLANTGSVSTSQRDAQRRSTVGQRQAVATLENALALLPAQRERASVRLAQARRDLADTRFVAPYDLRLSEVNVELHQFVSVGQSLFEADSLAAAEVEARLPFSMVRRLLGSVAPAELEPGSLDLSERIDLDAIDAELELVGAPGVGWTGRVVRVASGLDPATRAVRIVVRVEHPWRGARPPDRPPLQRDMYTRVRLTAPGPEASMVVPASALHQGELYLADEQGRLVRRPVSVAFEQGGLAVIEAGLVPGERVILDDLQPAIEGVALSVRRDDAAEARLAALARGETSSGERP; encoded by the coding sequence ATGACAGGCCTGGCTCAACGTCTGGTGCGTGTATTGGCGGTTGCCATTGGCCTGGTCATCGGCGTAGTGCTTCTTGTGATGTTTGTGTTCAACCGTCAGACCCCGGAGCACAGTGAATCCCCACCTGCCCCTAAGGCGGTGGCGGTGATCGAGGCACAGCCGCAGGTGTTCCGCCTCGAAGCGCGCGGCCATGGCGTGGCGCGCCCCGCCGAGACCTGGCAGGCGGTGGCCAACGTCTCGGGCCGAGTGGTGGAACGTCATTCACATCTGGAGAGCGGTGCCCTATTGCGCAAGGGCACCCTGCTGCTGGCCCTCGACCCGAGTCGCTATGAGCTGGCCATCGCTGAAGCCGAGGCGGAATTGACTCAGCTAGACGCAGAGGAGGCCAATACCCGGCGTTTGCTGGACCTTGAACGCCAGGCACTTGATCTCGCCGAGCAGGAGCTTTCCCGAATCGAGCGCCTGGCGAATACCGGTTCTGTCTCCACTTCTCAACGTGATGCTCAGCGCCGCAGCACGGTGGGGCAGCGCCAGGCGGTAGCCACATTGGAGAATGCCCTGGCCTTGCTGCCGGCCCAGCGCGAGCGGGCATCGGTTCGACTGGCCCAGGCGCGCCGTGACCTGGCGGATACCCGTTTCGTTGCGCCCTACGACTTGCGTCTGAGTGAAGTGAACGTAGAGCTACACCAGTTCGTAAGTGTGGGCCAGAGCCTATTCGAGGCGGATAGCTTGGCAGCTGCCGAAGTGGAGGCAAGGCTTCCTTTCAGCATGGTGCGACGCCTGCTGGGTAGTGTGGCGCCGGCCGAGCTCGAGCCCGGCTCCCTGGATCTGAGCGAGCGCATCGACCTTGATGCAATCGATGCGGAGCTGGAGCTGGTCGGAGCGCCCGGTGTGGGTTGGACAGGCCGGGTGGTGCGCGTGGCCAGCGGCCTCGACCCGGCCACCCGCGCCGTGCGAATAGTCGTCAGGGTCGAACATCCCTGGCGAGGTGCACGGCCTCCCGATCGCCCGCCTCTGCAGCGCGATATGTATACCCGGGTGCGGCTCACGGCCCCCGGTCCCGAGGCCTCGATGGTAGTGCCGGCGTCGGCGCTCCATCAGGGTGAGCTTTATCTGGCTGACGAGCAGGGTCGCCTGGTGCGACGCCCGGTCTCCGTGGCTTTTGAGCAGGGGGGGCTGGCGGTTATCGAGGCGGGCTTGGTCCCGGGGGAGCGCGTAATCCTCGATGACCTGCAGCCGGCCATCGAGGGAGTGGCGCTTTCCGTGCGTCGAGACGATGCTGCCGAGGCACGCCTGGCCGCCCTGGCCCGGGGTGAAACATCGTCGGGAGAGCGGCCATGA
- a CDS encoding efflux RND transporter permease subunit has product MIRWFAGHPTAANLLLILLLAAGLFAAPNLKRETFPDYRPVEVSVEVVYRGASAADVEDAICRRLFDAVKGVEFLDEFVCVAQDNLASATATMEAGGDAIRFMSEIDTEVGAITELPARAEPPVVRELHRSDLVAAVAVTADMPIRQLEEYALRLEERIMALSGVADVAIHGMSQRQWQVEVPREVLGQHGLSARELAQRISAQSLDLPLGTLETANRDVLLRFTDQRRSMTELAELVVVSDAGGGELTLGELATITEAGERAEETLRFNSEPALVLEVSKALREDALTVKERLESLLEDERHRFDGGISLTLTQDATSIVRDRLRMLVDNGLMGLVLVVLVMSLFFRPRLALWAVLGLPAAFMGAFAVMAFTGLSLNMITLVALLMAIGIVMDDAIVITDNIASHALHRKSPLEAVVEGTRQVLPGVLSSFLTTVAVFTPLSFLAGELGAVLEVLPVVLIAALMASLIEAFWILPHHLKGSVGSLGDGHDSRFRAAFERYFANFREAIGGLADRAIRFRHAVLGLLLTVILASAGFMAGGHVGSEAMPDIDGDVLEARILMPQGTPLARTEAVAERIETAMRELDARYSPEQPEGASLVEAIQVRFNHNLSAREAGPHVATVSVDLLTAERRSVTLDTLTEAWREAIGKIEGLQRLIIQEPGFGPAGVPVEVRLAGENLEAMKAAALELGGHLEGYAAVYNVMDDLRLGKTQLAFSMAEGAHGLGLSAEEVAGQLRAALLGEIADTQRIGDHEIEVLIRLAEEDRSSLDDLVDLTIALPGGRRVPLEVVANAEERREWARITRIDGRRTVTVEANVDARQASGQAIVDDLTGSGWLEDFRARHPNVAVSFEGQVASSAETGGSIGRGLLIGLVGIFVILSFQFRSYVEPLIVMLSIPLAFIGAIWGHVLMDYYLSMPSLIGAASLAGIVVNNAILLIHFIKTHRERGLDAVAAAGQASRDRLRAILISSTTTIAGLLPLLAETSTQAAAIKPLVISVVFGLLSATVLVLLVIPALYVLFDDWGWVQASERSTEQTPRSNSL; this is encoded by the coding sequence ATGATTCGCTGGTTCGCCGGGCATCCCACCGCTGCCAACCTGCTGCTGATCCTGCTGCTGGCCGCCGGATTGTTCGCCGCTCCCAACCTCAAGCGCGAGACTTTCCCCGATTATCGGCCGGTTGAGGTGTCCGTGGAGGTGGTCTACCGCGGGGCCAGCGCCGCCGACGTCGAGGATGCAATCTGCCGGCGCCTGTTCGATGCCGTCAAGGGCGTGGAATTCCTCGATGAGTTTGTCTGCGTGGCCCAGGACAACCTGGCCAGCGCCACCGCAACCATGGAGGCCGGTGGCGATGCCATACGCTTCATGAGCGAGATCGATACCGAAGTCGGTGCTATCACTGAGCTGCCAGCACGGGCCGAGCCCCCAGTAGTGCGCGAACTGCACCGCAGCGACCTGGTCGCCGCAGTCGCAGTAACCGCCGACATGCCCATTCGTCAGCTCGAGGAGTACGCCCTGCGCCTGGAAGAGCGCATCATGGCGCTGTCCGGCGTGGCGGACGTGGCAATCCATGGCATGTCCCAGCGCCAATGGCAGGTCGAGGTGCCCCGCGAAGTACTCGGCCAACATGGCCTCTCGGCTCGGGAGCTGGCGCAACGCATCTCCGCTCAGAGCCTGGATCTGCCGCTGGGCACGCTGGAAACGGCCAATCGCGATGTTTTGCTGCGTTTTACCGACCAGCGCCGCTCTATGACCGAACTGGCCGAGCTGGTGGTAGTTTCTGACGCCGGAGGTGGTGAGCTTACTCTGGGTGAGCTGGCCACCATCACCGAGGCCGGTGAGCGCGCGGAAGAGACGCTTCGCTTCAACAGCGAGCCAGCGCTGGTGCTGGAGGTGAGCAAGGCGCTGCGTGAAGATGCCCTGACGGTCAAGGAGCGGCTCGAGTCGCTGCTCGAGGACGAGCGTCATCGCTTCGACGGCGGTATATCGCTGACGCTGACCCAGGATGCGACCAGCATTGTCCGAGACCGCTTGCGGATGCTGGTGGATAACGGCTTGATGGGCCTGGTACTGGTAGTGCTCGTGATGAGCCTGTTCTTCCGCCCCCGCCTGGCGCTGTGGGCGGTGCTGGGTCTGCCGGCTGCCTTCATGGGCGCTTTCGCTGTGATGGCGTTCACCGGGCTGTCGCTCAACATGATCACCCTGGTGGCGCTGTTGATGGCCATCGGTATCGTCATGGATGATGCCATCGTCATCACCGACAACATCGCCTCTCATGCCTTGCACCGGAAGTCGCCGCTGGAGGCAGTGGTCGAGGGAACCCGCCAGGTGCTGCCCGGGGTGCTTTCGTCATTTCTTACCACGGTAGCAGTGTTCACCCCGCTCTCCTTCCTGGCCGGGGAGTTGGGTGCAGTGCTGGAGGTGCTGCCGGTAGTGCTGATCGCAGCTCTAATGGCGAGCCTCATCGAGGCGTTCTGGATTCTCCCTCACCACCTCAAAGGCAGCGTGGGGAGCCTGGGCGATGGTCACGACTCCCGCTTTCGGGCCGCCTTCGAGCGATATTTCGCAAATTTCCGCGAGGCCATCGGGGGGCTGGCCGACCGGGCGATCCGCTTTCGGCATGCGGTGTTGGGCCTGCTGCTGACGGTGATTCTGGCCTCCGCCGGCTTCATGGCCGGGGGGCACGTGGGTAGTGAGGCGATGCCGGATATCGATGGCGACGTGCTGGAGGCGCGCATCCTGATGCCCCAGGGGACGCCCCTGGCGCGCACCGAGGCGGTGGCCGAGCGGATCGAGACGGCGATGCGCGAGCTGGACGCGCGCTACTCACCCGAACAGCCGGAGGGTGCCTCCCTGGTCGAGGCGATACAGGTGCGCTTCAACCACAACCTCAGCGCCCGAGAGGCGGGCCCTCATGTGGCCACCGTCAGTGTCGACCTGCTCACCGCCGAGCGACGTAGTGTCACCCTCGATACGCTGACCGAGGCATGGCGGGAGGCTATCGGCAAGATCGAGGGCCTGCAGCGGCTTATCATCCAGGAACCCGGCTTCGGCCCCGCCGGGGTGCCGGTAGAAGTGCGCCTGGCCGGGGAGAACCTAGAAGCCATGAAGGCGGCGGCGCTGGAGCTGGGTGGCCATCTCGAGGGCTACGCGGCCGTCTACAACGTCATGGATGACCTGCGTCTGGGCAAGACCCAGCTGGCCTTCTCCATGGCCGAGGGTGCTCACGGTCTGGGGCTCTCCGCCGAGGAGGTGGCAGGCCAGCTGCGCGCGGCGCTGCTGGGTGAGATTGCCGATACCCAGCGCATCGGCGATCACGAGATCGAAGTGCTGATCCGCCTGGCCGAGGAGGACAGAAGCTCCCTTGATGATCTGGTGGACCTGACCATCGCTTTGCCGGGTGGGCGCCGGGTGCCCCTGGAGGTGGTAGCCAACGCCGAGGAGCGACGCGAATGGGCGCGCATCACCCGTATCGACGGGCGGCGTACCGTCACCGTGGAAGCCAACGTGGATGCACGCCAAGCCAGCGGCCAGGCTATCGTCGATGACCTCACCGGCAGCGGCTGGCTGGAGGATTTCCGAGCCCGCCACCCCAATGTGGCGGTCTCCTTCGAGGGGCAGGTGGCCAGCTCCGCCGAGACCGGCGGCTCCATCGGCCGAGGGCTGCTGATCGGCCTGGTGGGGATCTTCGTGATCCTCTCCTTCCAGTTTCGCAGCTACGTGGAGCCACTGATCGTCATGCTATCGATCCCGCTGGCCTTCATCGGCGCCATCTGGGGCCATGTGCTCATGGACTACTACCTCTCCATGCCGTCGCTGATCGGCGCGGCCTCCCTGGCCGGTATCGTAGTCAACAATGCCATCCTGCTGATCCACTTCATCAAGACCCATCGCGAGCGCGGGCTGGATGCGGTGGCGGCCGCTGGCCAGGCCAGCCGCGACCGGCTGCGCGCCATCCTGATCTCGTCCACTACCACCATCGCCGGGCTGCTGCCACTGCTGGCAGAAACCAGTACCCAGGCAGCGGCCATCAAGCCGCTGGTGATCTCGGTGGTGTTTGGCCTGCTCAGCGCCACCGTGCTCGTGCTTCTGGTGATCCCGGCACTCTACGTGCTGTTCGACGATTGGGGGTGGGTTCAGGCATCAGAGCGATCAACAGAGCAAACGCCGCGGAGCAACTCTCTTTAA
- a CDS encoding cytochrome c produces MHLYKCLARIVLLLVFSLLPAWLVAEEKSAPSEAMEKESIREDLVLRSIMRELDENMRDVVEAISRENWDEIAEIAPLIADHPEPPFSEKTRILRFVGTDAALFRSHDMQVHDAAMEMGEKARQENGEAVIEAFSRVQKHCLACHQEFKEEFRLHFYGE; encoded by the coding sequence ATGCATTTATACAAGTGCCTTGCTCGGATAGTTCTGCTTCTCGTCTTTTCACTTCTTCCGGCTTGGCTCGTTGCTGAAGAAAAATCTGCTCCCTCCGAAGCGATGGAGAAGGAAAGTATCAGGGAGGATCTTGTGCTTCGCTCCATCATGCGTGAGCTTGATGAAAACATGCGAGATGTTGTTGAAGCCATATCCCGGGAAAACTGGGACGAGATAGCTGAAATCGCGCCCCTAATTGCCGACCATCCCGAGCCACCGTTCTCCGAAAAGACACGCATTTTGCGCTTTGTTGGAACCGATGCTGCTCTGTTCCGGAGCCATGACATGCAGGTGCATGATGCAGCGATGGAGATGGGCGAAAAGGCGCGTCAGGAGAATGGCGAAGCTGTGATTGAAGCCTTTTCTCGGGTGCAGAAACACTGTCTCGCCTGTCATCAGGAGTTCAAGGAAGAGTTCAGGTTGCACTTTTACGGAGAATGA
- the hmpA gene encoding NO-inducible flavohemoprotein — translation MLTSQQEQLIEATAPVVAEHLDAITQRFYPLMFKRYPGVASLFNEAHQQSGAQQRALAGAVLAYVQLRQDPARARVVLATVVEKHVSLGIQPDQYPIVGECLMAAIDEVLGDALTPEIAEAWSALYEELAGLLIELEEQRYQAFAQQPGGWRGLRRFRIAATRQESTVIRSFVLEPEDGGPVADHEPGQYIGVRLGIEGETLYRHYSLSDLPNGRTYRISIKREPEGRASRHFHDVLKVGDSVELLPPAGELTLQGDNEPLLLISGGVGQTPILPLARQALAEGRQVVYLHAAIDAEHHAFRQEVAAMREVHPSKLKVVAIHEHGADADHCGRLDRELLRHYLPASNSRCYFVGPQGFMSAVNQALAELGVEEDRRHFEHFGPSRPLDAA, via the coding sequence ATGCTTACCTCGCAGCAGGAGCAGCTCATCGAGGCCACCGCCCCAGTGGTGGCAGAGCACCTTGATGCCATTACCCAGCGTTTCTATCCGTTGATGTTCAAGCGCTACCCCGGAGTGGCCTCGCTGTTCAATGAGGCGCACCAGCAGAGCGGTGCTCAGCAACGGGCCCTGGCCGGCGCCGTATTGGCCTACGTGCAGCTGCGCCAGGATCCCGCCAGGGCGAGGGTAGTGCTGGCCACAGTGGTAGAGAAACACGTGTCGCTCGGCATCCAGCCCGACCAGTACCCCATCGTCGGCGAATGCCTGATGGCCGCCATCGACGAAGTGCTGGGCGATGCCCTGACGCCCGAGATCGCCGAGGCGTGGTCTGCGCTCTACGAGGAGCTGGCCGGCCTATTGATCGAGCTGGAGGAGCAACGCTACCAGGCCTTTGCCCAGCAGCCCGGAGGCTGGCGAGGCTTGCGCCGCTTCCGCATCGCGGCCACCCGGCAGGAGAGCACGGTGATTCGCTCCTTCGTACTCGAGCCGGAGGACGGGGGGCCAGTGGCAGACCATGAGCCCGGCCAGTACATCGGCGTGAGGCTCGGTATCGAGGGCGAGACGCTCTATCGCCACTACAGCCTCTCGGACCTACCGAATGGCCGCACGTATCGGATCTCGATCAAGCGTGAGCCCGAGGGTCGAGCCAGCCGGCACTTTCACGACGTGCTGAAGGTTGGCGACAGCGTGGAGCTTCTGCCTCCGGCCGGGGAGCTGACGCTACAGGGGGACAACGAGCCGCTGCTGTTGATCAGCGGTGGAGTGGGCCAGACACCTATCCTGCCGCTGGCTCGCCAGGCGCTGGCCGAGGGTAGGCAGGTAGTCTATCTTCATGCCGCCATCGACGCCGAGCATCACGCCTTCCGGCAGGAGGTCGCCGCGATGCGCGAAGTACATCCCTCTAAGCTCAAGGTCGTCGCCATACACGAACACGGCGCGGATGCCGACCACTGCGGCCGCCTCGATCGCGAGCTGCTGAGACACTACCTGCCCGCATCCAACTCGCGCTGCTACTTCGTCGGCCCCCAGGGTTTCATGAGTGCGGTGAACCAGGCCTTGGCGGAGCTCGGCGTCGAGGAAGATCGGCGCCACTTCGAGCACTTCGGTCCGTCCCGCCCACTCGATGCAGCATAA
- a CDS encoding transmembrane sensor/regulator PpyR produces MRRYFDDPQCAHALGNALLLLGLVLLSVGVAGGYLIDGRLSLIAQVLAHVLVILGPTLVKIGYILRINARHRLHLTY; encoded by the coding sequence ATGCGGCGATACTTTGATGACCCCCAATGTGCCCATGCCCTGGGGAATGCTTTACTGCTCCTAGGGCTGGTATTGCTGAGTGTCGGTGTGGCGGGAGGCTACCTTATCGACGGCCGCCTGTCGCTGATCGCTCAAGTTCTGGCTCACGTACTGGTCATTCTCGGACCTACGTTGGTGAAGATCGGATACATACTGCGGATTAATGCCCGACATCGCCTACATCTCACCTATTGA
- a CDS encoding succinate dehydrogenase iron-sulfur subunit: MFSVHLYRYHPEHDAAPHMETYEVEERFRQAMVLDVLEYLKHQDTTLTYRRSCREGVCGSDGLNINGKNGLACITPVAEALSGTDILILRPLPGMPVIRDLVVDQAQFMRQFEKIRPWLINNEPAIARERLQSPEEREKLDGLYECILCACCSSACPSWWWNPVKYIGPAGLLQAYRFLIDSRDTATSERLADLDDPFSVFRCRQIANCTWVCPKGLNPLKAIGQIKAMLLKHGT; encoded by the coding sequence ATGTTTAGCGTCCATCTCTATCGCTACCATCCCGAACACGACGCAGCGCCGCATATGGAAACCTATGAGGTCGAGGAGCGATTCCGCCAAGCGATGGTGCTTGATGTGCTCGAATACCTGAAGCATCAGGACACGACTCTGACCTATCGACGCTCCTGTCGTGAGGGGGTGTGCGGCTCGGATGGCTTGAACATCAACGGCAAGAATGGCCTGGCCTGTATTACGCCGGTCGCCGAGGCACTGAGCGGCACCGACATCCTGATCCTGCGTCCCTTGCCTGGTATGCCGGTCATTCGCGACCTGGTAGTCGATCAAGCACAGTTCATGCGCCAGTTCGAGAAGATCCGCCCCTGGTTGATCAACAACGAGCCAGCTATCGCCCGGGAGCGCCTGCAGAGCCCCGAGGAGCGCGAGAAACTCGACGGGCTCTATGAATGCATTCTCTGTGCCTGTTGCAGCTCGGCCTGTCCGTCCTGGTGGTGGAACCCGGTTAAATACATCGGTCCTGCGGGTTTGTTGCAAGCCTACCGCTTTCTGATCGATAGCCGCGATACCGCAACCAGCGAGCGCCTGGCCGACCTCGATGACCCCTTCAGCGTGTTCCGCTGTCGACAGATCGCCAACTGCACCTGGGTGTGCCCCAAAGGGCTCAACCCGTTGAAGGCGATCGGTCAAATCAAAGCCATGTTGCTGAAACACGGAACCTGA
- a CDS encoding YIP1 family protein → MNISLILQLPFTREGGWQQLRRERPPLNALILRVVLPLSLLPPVMLHYAIYRHGDALLSGLADRPWAIIAPALFTAELLTFVVMSWLIHGVANAHRLRLSYRDAFFLAAMVPLPLWFSSLTLFVPDMVFIVCGVLLAMMLSCGLVYHGLQALAEREDDDVMVMSATYTVMAFGLMAWGILLALVWAL, encoded by the coding sequence ATGAACATTTCCCTGATTCTGCAGCTTCCCTTCACGCGAGAGGGAGGCTGGCAGCAGTTGCGACGCGAGCGTCCTCCACTCAATGCCTTGATCCTGCGCGTGGTACTACCGCTGTCGCTGCTGCCGCCGGTCATGCTGCACTACGCCATCTACCGGCACGGCGATGCCCTGCTGTCCGGCCTGGCCGATCGCCCCTGGGCAATTATCGCCCCGGCACTGTTCACCGCCGAGCTGCTCACCTTCGTGGTGATGAGCTGGCTGATCCACGGCGTGGCAAATGCCCACCGCCTGCGGCTCAGCTATCGCGATGCCTTCTTCCTGGCTGCCATGGTGCCGCTGCCGCTGTGGTTCTCCTCGCTGACGCTGTTCGTTCCCGACATGGTCTTCATCGTTTGCGGCGTTCTATTGGCTATGATGCTGTCATGCGGGCTGGTCTACCATGGCCTGCAGGCGCTCGCGGAGCGCGAGGATGACGATGTCATGGTGATGTCGGCCACCTACACGGTGATGGCCTTCGGACTGATGGCATGGGGAATACTGTTGGCGCTGGTCTGGGCGCTCTAG
- a CDS encoding Yip1 family protein produces MNLAIILQLPFTRAGGWQQLRQGRPSIPKLVWLVVLPMSLLPPVLLYYAGTHYGDTFIAGFGERPWRYITTILFLAELLTFFVMGWLIHAVVNSDDMSIDYHDAYLLAALAPLPLWSASLALLIPSVLLNTLVAIAALGISCSLIYHGLQALCHREDSDVVAMSATYTVMAGGVLAWGLLMAIVWAY; encoded by the coding sequence ATGAATCTCGCGATAATTCTGCAGCTCCCCTTCACCCGCGCAGGCGGTTGGCAGCAACTGCGTCAAGGACGCCCCTCCATTCCGAAGTTGGTCTGGCTGGTGGTATTGCCCATGTCACTGCTTCCTCCCGTGCTGCTCTATTACGCCGGCACGCACTATGGAGACACCTTCATTGCTGGGTTCGGTGAGCGTCCATGGCGTTACATCACCACGATCCTGTTTCTCGCCGAGCTGCTCACTTTCTTCGTGATGGGATGGCTGATTCATGCAGTGGTCAATAGCGATGACATGTCAATCGACTACCACGATGCTTACTTGCTTGCGGCCCTGGCGCCGTTGCCGCTGTGGTCCGCCTCGCTGGCCCTGCTAATTCCTAGCGTGCTGCTCAATACGTTGGTGGCAATAGCGGCATTGGGGATTTCCTGCAGCCTGATTTACCACGGCCTGCAGGCCCTGTGCCATCGCGAGGATAGCGATGTCGTGGCAATGTCTGCGACCTATACCGTCATGGCTGGCGGTGTTCTGGCCTGGGGGCTGCTAATGGCCATTGTCTGGGCGTATTAA
- a CDS encoding MarR family winged helix-turn-helix transcriptional regulator, whose protein sequence is MSEHDSSEAVSSHLTKQDFERLSHFRHQLRCFLRFSEDICQQHGLTSLQYQLLLHLKGFTGREWATVGELAERLQAKHHGTVMLVDRCEQLGLVQRSPGRNDRRRSEVHLLPKGAQLAERIAQEHQPELRHLQEEFTLPGWPELQDE, encoded by the coding sequence ATGTCCGAGCATGATTCATCTGAAGCGGTATCCAGCCACTTGACCAAGCAGGATTTCGAGCGACTTTCCCACTTTCGCCACCAGCTGCGCTGTTTCTTGCGGTTCAGCGAAGATATTTGCCAGCAGCATGGTCTCACCTCGCTGCAGTATCAGCTGCTTCTGCATCTAAAGGGGTTTACAGGGCGGGAGTGGGCCACGGTGGGGGAGCTCGCCGAACGGCTCCAGGCCAAGCATCACGGCACCGTGATGCTGGTCGATCGCTGCGAGCAGCTCGGCCTTGTGCAGCGTAGCCCCGGACGCAACGACCGGCGACGCAGCGAGGTACACCTACTGCCGAAGGGGGCGCAGCTGGCGGAGCGGATTGCCCAGGAACACCAGCCCGAACTGCGTCACCTGCAGGAAGAATTCACGTTACCGGGCTGGCCCGAGCTGCAGGATGAATAG
- a CDS encoding cytochrome P450, translated as MWGSANRDEAVFGDPDELRLDRDPQTNLLYGAGIHVCPGAPLARMELRLIMEALLADTLHLALIADKPAVRNKFPAGGYSSVPVRVTR; from the coding sequence CTGTGGGGCTCGGCGAACAGAGACGAGGCGGTCTTTGGCGATCCGGATGAGCTTCGGTTGGATCGGGACCCCCAGACCAACCTGCTCTACGGCGCCGGCATCCATGTCTGTCCCGGTGCACCCTTGGCGCGCATGGAGTTGCGCCTGATCATGGAGGCGCTGCTCGCCGATACCCTCCACCTGGCCTTGATAGCCGACAAACCGGCGGTTCGGAACAAATTTCCTGCCGGTGGTTACTCATCGGTACCCGTCAGGGTGACACGCTGA
- a CDS encoding cytochrome D1 domain-containing protein: protein MPLLPFKPLLVAAALALLSVQASAEPAPELRGTGDLGVVIERATGSVALVDTTRREVLRHVEGFGDLSHASVKFTRDARHAFVFGRDGGLTKLDLLTGEIDARIIQSGNSIGGAISQDGRFVAVGNYEPGGVKVFDTQTLELVADVPADYATPDGTTAQAKVVGLVDAPGNRFVFSLFEAGEIWTLDMSGDEPVLDKYRDVGKEPYDALITANGRYYIAGLFGEDGMALLDLWHPENGVQRILPDYGRGEERLPVYKMPHLEGWAMAGDLAFFPAVGRHEVLVADSDDWSLVGRIPVQGQPIFVMSRPDERQVWVTFAHPDNGRVQVIDTQSLEVVETLAPGESILHKEFTPRGEHIWISARDSDQVVVYDTHTFEELARLTAESPSGIFFTHRAHQIGL from the coding sequence ATGCCGCTTCTCCCTTTCAAACCCTTGCTCGTCGCCGCTGCCCTGGCCCTGCTGAGCGTTCAGGCCAGCGCCGAGCCAGCGCCCGAACTGCGCGGCACCGGCGACCTGGGCGTAGTGATCGAGCGCGCCACCGGCAGCGTGGCACTGGTCGACACCACCCGCCGCGAGGTGCTGCGCCACGTCGAAGGCTTCGGCGATCTCTCCCACGCCTCGGTGAAATTCACCCGCGATGCGCGCCACGCCTTCGTCTTCGGCCGCGACGGCGGATTGACCAAGCTCGACCTGCTCACCGGCGAGATCGACGCTCGCATCATCCAGTCGGGCAACAGCATCGGCGGCGCCATCTCGCAGGATGGCCGTTTCGTGGCGGTGGGCAACTATGAGCCGGGCGGGGTGAAGGTCTTCGACACCCAGACGCTGGAGCTGGTGGCCGACGTGCCGGCCGACTACGCGACGCCGGACGGCACCACCGCCCAAGCCAAGGTCGTGGGCCTGGTCGATGCCCCCGGCAATCGCTTCGTCTTCAGCCTGTTCGAGGCCGGCGAGATCTGGACCCTGGACATGAGCGGCGACGAGCCGGTGCTCGACAAGTACCGCGACGTGGGCAAGGAGCCGTACGACGCCCTGATTACCGCCAACGGGCGCTACTACATTGCCGGGCTGTTCGGCGAGGATGGCATGGCGCTGCTCGACCTGTGGCACCCCGAGAATGGCGTACAGCGCATCCTGCCCGACTACGGCCGCGGCGAGGAGCGCCTGCCGGTCTACAAGATGCCCCACCTGGAGGGTTGGGCGATGGCCGGCGATCTCGCCTTCTTCCCCGCGGTGGGGCGTCACGAGGTACTGGTCGCCGACAGCGACGACTGGTCGCTGGTGGGGCGCATCCCGGTGCAGGGCCAGCCAATCTTCGTCATGAGCCGCCCCGATGAGCGCCAGGTGTGGGTCACCTTCGCCCACCCCGACAACGGCCGGGTTCAGGTGATCGATACTCAGAGCCTCGAAGTGGTCGAGACCCTGGCGCCGGGGGAATCGATCCTGCACAAGGAGTTTACCCCGCGCGGCGAGCACATCTGGATCTCGGCGCGGGACAGCGACCAGGTCGTGGTCTACGACACGCACACCTTCGAGGAGCTGGCGCGTCTAACCGCCGAATCGCCCAGCGGGATATTCTTTACCCATCGGGCTCACCAGATCGGGCTATGA
- a CDS encoding c-type cytochrome, whose product MPMPAFNLLLMLAFCWFPVAVLADGTLSTERKEELETLLYQDCGSCHGMTLRGGLGPSLPRDRMATFSREALAHIILQGIPGSAMPGWKALISDADARWLAEHLQTDNPLETLAAPPRPGEQE is encoded by the coding sequence ATGCCTATGCCCGCCTTCAACCTTTTGCTGATGCTGGCGTTCTGCTGGTTCCCGGTGGCAGTTTTGGCGGACGGCACGCTCTCCACCGAGCGCAAGGAGGAACTCGAGACGCTTCTCTACCAGGATTGCGGTTCCTGCCACGGCATGACCCTGCGCGGCGGCCTCGGCCCGTCGTTGCCGCGCGACCGTATGGCGACCTTCAGCCGCGAGGCGCTGGCCCACATCATCCTGCAGGGCATCCCCGGCAGTGCCATGCCGGGCTGGAAGGCGCTGATCAGCGACGCGGACGCACGCTGGCTGGCCGAACATCTGCAGACCGACAACCCCCTCGAGACGCTGGCCGCCCCGCCGCGCCCCGGCGAACAGGAGTGA